aaaatgaaaaccaaaaaacttaaaagagaagaaaggtaggacgaaaaagaaatattgaaACACAAATCACACAGACATTGCACCAACATTTGTTAAGGACAGTCAGCTCTCAAGGCTTGCAGTAGAGCCAATTAAGGTTGTGTTCTTCTTTTGCCACTgttatgtttatgtttatgagaCTGGATTTGAAAGGCTCCCCCCATAAGTTTTCTGTCTCTTCATCACATATCACTTCCCGTAACTCTTTAAGTTTCAAAACTGATTGAGGCAACTCTTGCAGTCTTGAGCATTGTCCCATGTTGATCTTTCTTAAACCACTCATTTCACCAATCTCTTCAGGCAACTTCTTAATGCTcaaacaattatatatgtCAAGAAAGCTTAACTTTTTTAGGTTCTTAATCGAGCCTGGAAGCCTTTCCAACTCTGTGGAGGACCTTAACCTTAATACCTCCAAATTGACCACCTTTCCAATCTCTTCAGGCAAGGCAGATAGCTTATGACAATTGGTGATACTGAGCTTTTTTAGGTGGAAAAGTTCACAGAGCTTGGCAGGCAATTCCACCAAATCATTGCAATATTCAATGTTCAATTCCACCAGATTTGGAAATGCCTCTAAAATTTGGCTGGGACAGTTGCTAAAAGCTTGACCGATGCTGCACATGAATAAAGATATCTTCTGCAGACACTTCAACTGCATGGCGCTCTTGCTTATGGAAGGAATTGAAATGCGCTCTAATCGTATTCTCTTTAGAGCAGGTAAAAAACCCAAGAGCTTGAAATTACTTAAGTCAGCTTGTAAGAAACCATAATTTGTGACTATTAGAACCTTCAACTTGGACATCCTCTTCACGAACTTGGGTAAAACATAGTTCTCTGTCTGAAAATTCAGAACTAGAACCTCAGCCTTTGGTAGATGCATGTTGTGCCATTTTGGTGAGTGCAATCCATCTGCAAACCATACGCTATATGATGTGAGTGATGGGAGAAATTAATGTGAAAGTACTAAACAAGCCCCTGTGTtagtgtatgtgtgtgtgtgtgttgatGTATTTTGTAAAGAAAGGGAGATATGCCAACCAGTTGAAATAGATACTAATCGAGCCTTCTTCGTTTTATGCTTATTCTCTTTCCACCACGTTGGAAGCTTGTCTCCACGTATGTCTATAATCAGTCTCTGTCCGATCGGGTCTTGACGACTCTCATGGATTGATAGCGATCTAAGCATACCATGTTGGATAGCAAAATGTTCACTATAGTAGCCATCCGCATCCTCATTCCTGGTCATGATCaaaattttagtttcttaGAATAAACTTTGAAACATGCATATTTGCAATAGAAAATTAGTTATTAGTACCATCTAGTCTTGATTATATAAGTAAGGTAAACTGAGAATATCATACAAGAGAAAAGGCACAGAAACTTGCATACCTTGTGACTACAAGAGTGGCCAGATTGCGAGTGGTGAGCTCGTAGAGGTTTGCAATGGACATAAAATCTTCAGCTCCCTCATATAACTCTGCCCACATATCAAGGAGGGCAGTAACAGGGATTATTTGGTCTTGAGGAAATACACCAAGGTCTATGAAACAATCCTTGACGGTAGTCATTCCTTTATCCAAGTCATCCAAGCAACTTTTTAGGTAAACAAGCAACTTTCGGTCTGACTCAAGAATAGAAGAACCTTTAGACAATTCCAGTAGTCTTTTTCTCCAGATCTCTATAGGTCGATTGCGAAGTGAGTCCCCGATTGCTGTAATGGCAAGTGGAAATCTCTTGCACAACTCTACGATCTGCAGTACACGTGTCCCAAATGAAGTCAATTACCATTTGAGTTGCAGACCGAAATTTCAACTTTCTCTAAATCATATCAATAGTTTcatgaagaagagaaatttcAAATCTCTCTTCCAAATCATATCAATGGTTTcatgaagaagagaaatttaaacttttcttcattctcaTTTTAGATGTAGCAACAAAATAAAGTAAGCACTCTACATGCATGCCTATTTGCAGATACGGTAAAACCGATGTGTTCACTTTTTGCAACAAAAGTAAACATAATTCCTTTTCCCCTTTTGTGATGCATAATTAAGCATATATGTTTGAAATTCAGACTAACAACTCACCTGATTCTGAATATCATCTGGTATGTTAGAGCTCGTATTTGGTAGGAATGCTGAACGACGAAAAAGATCCATTGCATCTTCATCTTTCAATGTTTTTAGAGGATTTGGACGaccaaattttggaaattgataTCTTGATGTCACCAAAACCTTGTAACTTGGCATTTTGAATTCATTAAACTTGTCAAGAAGGGATTCTGATCCAGATTGAACATCATCCAAGACCAATAGTAAAGGATTTTGTCCTCTTTCCGTCACAAACTTTTGCAGCCATTTAAATGCAATTTCTTCATTTGGTAAAGCAGGTGCCTGCATTCCCGTATGTTCCCATAGTTCTTGAACAATAAGGTAGCTGAGCTTATTTGAAACAGTGGcaaagaagatattttccttgaACTTATCTAGCCAAGTGCACATAATTAAGAAAACTGTCACCAAGACGTCATATAAATTTATCTATGCTTGTACAAACAAGGAAAtgatttctataatttttttctttaatctcactaatgaaaattaaataacGTTAAATTTCAGGGTACCTTTGACTTCCTGATCATGACAAAACATGGTTGCCAAAGTGGTTTTCCCGCATCCTCCAGGAGCCGTGAGCACAAATATTGACACCGGTCCATCCTTAAGAAGCTTCATCTTCAGATCATCCAAAGGCTCCTTCAAGCCAACAGTAACCAGTGGAAGCGGAGGTACTGCACATCGAACTCcaaattgattttgattttgtgcCACAACATTTCCATCAATTCGGTTGAGCAGCATAGCTTGATGGCTTACTAACTGCACCGTCAGTATACTTAAGAGTCTTTGAAGAGAGCAATCCAATGCCAGAATTTTGTCTTTGTATTCACGCTGTTTGATGCAGTTCCACATCCCCACATCACAGCATTCTTCAACCAGCTTCTTGCCCTCCTCCATTTTTGTTGTAAAATTTTCTAGGCACTCCATGGAAACAAAATGGTTGGCAGCTTGTGCTATCTGTCTAATCAGTGGTTGTAAAGAGTCTAGCGTGATATTGAGATTTCTGAGGTGTGTTTGAAACATCTTAGCCTTGGGCTTCGCTTTTAGAACTGCAGAAAACAGAATTTCAAATGCTGCTCCAAGAGCAGACCCTACAACTAAAGTAACCGGATCcataataacaacaacaactcaGATCTGAAAGTTTGTATTTGTTTCAATCTGAACTTGTAAGACAATAGGCAGATTACAAATGAGGAACAAGTGAGAGACTCTTAGGACAGGCTTGGAAGCAAGAAATGCAAAAGGAGTCAATATGCTTTTCTCACTTGTCAATGGCAAACGAATATGTTGTTTGCAAGACTCTCTGGGTCAAGGCCTCCTGCTCCCATATAATATTCTTTAGGAAACCCTCTGTAGGACCACATTTAGTAATTTGCCAGGAAATTATAAGTGTTCTTTTTAGGAAACTTTAGTAACAATTCCACACCAAAAGTAGTGGGGCCATTGACGACCACATAAGAGCAGACACGTTTGTAATAAAGCCCACAATTGAACATTTAGTTCATACACTAAAGAAATAGCTCAActatttacaaaataaaaaataaaaatctcaagATGGAAGCTTGTGGAGCCAATTTAGGTTGATATCTTCTTTGACCGCCTTTATGTGTACGTTTTTGAGAAGGGGTAAGAAGGGTTGCCATAAAAGTTCTGTCTCCTCATCACATGTCACATTCTTCAACTGCTCAAGGTCCAAAACTGATGCAGGCAGATCTCGCAATCTTGAGCATTGTCTCATGTTGAGCTTTTTTAAACTGCACATCTCACCAATGTGTTCAGGCAACTCCTTAATGCTCAAGCAATAGGATATGTCGAGAAAGTTTAACTTTTTAAGGTTCATAATCGAGCCTGGCAACTCTAACAAGTCTGTACATGACCTGAGCCTCAACACTTCCAAACTGACTAGCTTTCCAATCTTTTCAGGCAAGGCGGATAAGTTATGACAGTTGGTGATGCTAAGCTTCTTAAGGCAAATAAGATCACAAAGCTCTGCGGGCAATTCCACCAGATCATGGCAATAATCTATGTGCATTTCGGCTAGATTTGGCAATGCATCTAGAATTTGGATGGAACCTTTACCAAAAGCTTGACCGATGCTACACATGAATAAAGATATCTTCTGTATACTTTTCAACTGTTTGAGGTTCTTGCTTATGGAAGGAATTGAAATGCGTTCCAATCTAATGCTCTTCAGATTTGATGAGGAACCaagtaattgaaaattatttaaCTCAGAAGGTAAGAAACCGTAATTTGTGACTATTAGAACCTTTAAATTATCCATTTTCTTCACAAATTCGGGTAAGGCGTAGCTGTTGGTTTCAAAATTTAGAACTAGAACCTCTGCTTTTGGTAGTTGCATGTTTGGCCATTTTTTTGAGAAGGCTCCATCTgcaaacaatataatataagatGTGAGTGTGGGAAATGCGCCAAAGTATTATTCAAGTTGTAGTGCGTAGTACGTGTGTGCGTCTGTGTACATGTGTGTGTATTTACtaaagagagaaagatggGACAACCAGTTGAGATTGATAATATTCGAGCCTGGAGGGGCTGATGCTTTTGCTCTGCCAACCACATAGGAAGATTGTCTCCACATGTCTTTATAATTAGTCTTTTTCTCTGTTCTATTGGGTCTTGACTCGCTTGATGAATAGCCAACTCCCTAAGCATATCATGTTGGGTAACAAAGTATTCAGTGTAATAGCCATCCGGCTCTCTCTCATTCCTGGATGTTCAGTAATAATTGCTCATCAGAGATTTCTTCAATATAAATATTGGAACAGAAAATTATGAGCAGCAGCGAGTCGTGAGTATAAAGGAAATAGTGGAGTGATAGTAGCAGACAAGAGGAACAAGGAAGCCTACATACCTTGTGGCTACAAGATTAGCTAAACTCTGCGTGGTTAGTTCGTAGAGATTCGCGATGGACAGACTGGGTTCATCTAGGCCATATAACTCTGCCCACATATCTACGAGGTTGGCAGCAGAGATCCTTTGGTCTCTAGGAAATGAGCACAGGTCAAGGAAACATTCCTTGAGGATAGGTTTTTCTGTATCCAAGGCATCTAAGCTGCTTTCGAGGCAAGCAAGCAAATCACTGTTAGATGCAAGTATAGAAGAACCTTTAGACCATTCCATTACTTTTTTTTGCCAAATCTCTATAGGCTGGCAGCGAAGTGATCTTCCAACCTCCGCAATGGCAAGTGGAAATCCCTTACAGAGCTCTACTATCTGCAGTCAATTTTCCCAAATGAAGTCGATCATTATTTGAGTTGCAGGCCCAAAACAAGTGTGTCTAAATTGGTTTCATAAAGATGACAAAATGGTTTAAGTAATTGTCTACTTAAAATGAACGTATAATCTTTTGCAGGTAGATATGGTAAATGGAAGTGTTCACTATTCACTCATGAATATATGGTTGTttacaaacacacacacacacatatatatgtagGAATTCTCAGAGCCGAACGTCCATCTTTTAACAAAAGATGAATTTTGTATATAAAAGACGGACGTCCTGTAGAGAAAAAAACCCTTATATGTAATTATATGAAAAGCAAACATAATCTCTTGACCCTTGTCTGTGACACATAAATAAGCATATTGTGCTTTGCGGACAAAGAAATTACCTTTCTTGAAAGGTCTTCCCGAGCATAAGAGGTCTTATCATCCAAGGATGCTGAATGACGAAAAAGAGCCATTGCATCTGCATCATTCAATGATTCCAAATGATATGGAGAACCAAATCTTGGAAATGCAAATCTTGACGTGACCAAAACTTTgtaatttgacattttgaattgaTCAAACTTCTCAAGAAGGGACTCTGATCCTGACCAAACATCATCCAGGACAATCAGTAAAGGACTTTGTCCTGTTTCCTTCAGAAAAAGTTGCAACCAGTTAACCGCAATTACTTCGTTTTGGAAAGCAGGCACCTGAGAACCCTTCCGTTGATATAGTTCATGTACAATAAGGTCCAAGTTGGGCTTCTTGGAAAGAGTGACAAAGAAGATATTGTCCTTGAATTTATCTATATCCAAATAAGATATAAGAAAGGTGTCACTAGAAGCTCATTTAAATATGTCTAAATTGTGTAAATATGAGCAATATGCTATCTACACGGCTGATATTTTCATCCTTCCATATCACTATTACTAGACAAAAAAAGGAGTTTAAAAAAAGAGTAGGTTGAGATACCTTTTACTTCCTGATCTTGACAAAACTTTTTTGCCAATGTGGTTTTCCCACATCCGCCAGCAGCAGTCAGCACAAGCATGGACACATCATCCCGAAGAAGCTTTATCTTCAATTCCTTCACTGGCACATCCAACCCGACTGTAACCGGTGGAGGTTCAGGCACAGCAGGCCAACCATTGATTTTTTCAGACTGATTTTGCATCACAAAGTTCCCTTCGATACGATGCAGCACCGTCTCTATGTTCCTTAATGAAACCAAGGTCTCCCTGACATCCCTTATGCCCTGCACTTTCAACACATCCACTAGTCTTTGAATACATCTATCCAATTCATCAAGTTTTTTAGTGTATCTGTATTTCCTGCAGCACCTCCACACACCAACCTTGCTGCACTTGCGAACAAGATTTACCCCCGCCTCCATTTGCATTGTATAATTTTCTAGCCCCTCCTTTGAGTTATATTTTTCTATCTCTTCGATCATTGGCTGTAAGGAGTCTAGTGTGGATTTGATATTTCCAAGGTGAGGCTTAAACACGGTAGTTTCCGCCTTCACTGCTATAACCGCATCGAGCAGCATTTGAAATGCTGCTCTTAGAGCACCCACGCATACTGCCAATGCCATAAGAATAAAGCAATATCCAATGCAAAAATCA
Above is a genomic segment from Prunus dulcis chromosome 7, ALMONDv2, whole genome shotgun sequence containing:
- the LOC117636185 gene encoding probable disease resistance protein At5g66900; translation: MDPVTLVVGSALGAAFEILFSAVLKAKPKAKMFQTHLRNLNITLDSLQPLIRQIAQAANHFVSMECLENFTTKMEEGKKLVEECCDVGMWNCIKQREYKDKILALDCSLQRLLSILTVQLVSHQAMLLNRIDGNVVAQNQNQFGVRCAVPPLPLVTVGLKEPLDDLKMKLLKDGPVSIFVLTAPGGCGKTTLATMFCHDQEVKDKFKENIFFATVSNKLSYLIVQELWEHTGMQAPALPNEEIAFKWLQKFVTERGQNPLLLVLDDVQSGSESLLDKFNEFKMPSYKVLVTSRYQFPKFGRPNPLKTLKDEDAMDLFRRSAFLPNTSSNIPDDIQNQIVELCKRFPLAITAIGDSLRNRPIEIWRKRLLELSKGSSILESDRKLLVYLKSCLDDLDKGMTTVKDCFIDLGVFPQDQIIPVTALLDMWAELYEGAEDFMSIANLYELTTRNLATLVVTRNEDADGYYSEHFAIQHGMLRSLSIHESRQDPIGQRLIIDIRGDKLPTWWKENKHKTKKARLVSISTDGLHSPKWHNMHLPKAEVLVLNFQTENYVLPKFVKRMSKLKVLIVTNYGFLQADLSNFKLLGFLPALKRIRLERISIPSISKSAMQLKCLQKISLFMCSIGQAFSNCPSQILEAFPNLVELNIEYCNDLVELPAKLCELFHLKKLSITNCHKLSALPEEIGKVVNLEVLRLRSSTELERLPGSIKNLKKLSFLDIYNCLSIKKLPEEIGEMSGLRKINMGQCSRLQELPQSVLKLKELREVICDEETENLWGEPFKSSLININITVAKEEHNLNWLYCKP
- the LOC117636183 gene encoding probable disease resistance protein At5g66900 isoform X2 — encoded protein: MLLDAVIAVKAETTVFKPHLGNIKSTLDSLQPMIEEIEKYNSKEGLENYTMQMEAGVNLVRKCSKVGVWRCCRKYRYTKKLDELDRCIQRLVDVLKVQGIRDVRETLVSLRNIETVLHRIEGNFVMQNQSEKINGWPAVPEPPPVTVGLDVPVKELKIKLLRDDVSMLVLTAAGGCGKTTLAKKFCQDQEVKDKFKDNIFFVTLSKKPNLDLIVHELYQRKGSQVPAFQNEVIAVNWLQLFLKETGQSPLLIVLDDVWSGSESLLEKFDQFKMSNYKVLVTSRFAFPRFGSPYHLESLNDADAMALFRHSASLDDKTSYAREDLSRKIVELCKGFPLAIAEVGRSLRCQPIEIWQKKVMEWSKGSSILASNSDLLACLESSLDALDTEKPILKECFLDLCSFPRDQRISAANLVDMWAELYGLDEPSLSIANLYELTTQSLANLVATRNEREPDGYYTEYFVTQHDMLRELAIHQASQDPIEQRKRLIIKTCGDNLPMWLAEQKHQPLQARILSISTDGAFSKKWPNMQLPKAEVLVLNFETNSYALPEFVKKMDNLKVLIVTNYGFLPSELNNFQLLGSSSNLKSIRLERISIPSISKNLKQLKSIQKISLFMCSIGQAFGKGSIQILDALPNLAEMHIDYCHDLVELPAELCDLICLKKLSITNCHNLSALPEKIGKLVSLEVLRLRSCTDLLELPGSIMNLKKLNFLDISYCLSIKELPEHIGEMCSLKKLNMRQCSRLRDLPASVLDLEQLKNVTCDEETELLWQPFLPLLKNVHIKAVKEDINLNWLHKLPS
- the LOC117636183 gene encoding probable disease resistance protein At5g66900 isoform X1; protein product: MALAVCVGALRAAFQMLLDAVIAVKAETTVFKPHLGNIKSTLDSLQPMIEEIEKYNSKEGLENYTMQMEAGVNLVRKCSKVGVWRCCRKYRYTKKLDELDRCIQRLVDVLKVQGIRDVRETLVSLRNIETVLHRIEGNFVMQNQSEKINGWPAVPEPPPVTVGLDVPVKELKIKLLRDDVSMLVLTAAGGCGKTTLAKKFCQDQEVKDKFKDNIFFVTLSKKPNLDLIVHELYQRKGSQVPAFQNEVIAVNWLQLFLKETGQSPLLIVLDDVWSGSESLLEKFDQFKMSNYKVLVTSRFAFPRFGSPYHLESLNDADAMALFRHSASLDDKTSYAREDLSRKIVELCKGFPLAIAEVGRSLRCQPIEIWQKKVMEWSKGSSILASNSDLLACLESSLDALDTEKPILKECFLDLCSFPRDQRISAANLVDMWAELYGLDEPSLSIANLYELTTQSLANLVATRNEREPDGYYTEYFVTQHDMLRELAIHQASQDPIEQRKRLIIKTCGDNLPMWLAEQKHQPLQARILSISTDGAFSKKWPNMQLPKAEVLVLNFETNSYALPEFVKKMDNLKVLIVTNYGFLPSELNNFQLLGSSSNLKSIRLERISIPSISKNLKQLKSIQKISLFMCSIGQAFGKGSIQILDALPNLAEMHIDYCHDLVELPAELCDLICLKKLSITNCHNLSALPEKIGKLVSLEVLRLRSCTDLLELPGSIMNLKKLNFLDISYCLSIKELPEHIGEMCSLKKLNMRQCSRLRDLPASVLDLEQLKNVTCDEETELLWQPFLPLLKNVHIKAVKEDINLNWLHKLPS